The region GTTTTCAATAGTGGTACATAAACTATTTCCACCTGTCTTACTGCAGCTGGTCATCCTTACTGCCTCCTACTGGTGTGGAAGGTTTTTCAGCAGGGCATCAACCAGATGCCGTGgaactaggtcaatgggtgtctGACCCCACGTGTCACACTGGTCCAGGCGGGCCCCACCAGTGACCAGCACTTGCAGGGTGTCCAGAAAGCCCTCCCGGGCTGCATCGTGTGCTGGGCAGGTGCCTGTGGTGGGGTCTGGCACGTTTGGATCAGCTCCATAACGCAGCAGCAGCTCGGCCAGCATCGGATTCCCCAGTTTCATGACCTGAATTGGaaaagtacaaaaataaaatgcagaagAAGTTGGTCAGTTTGAGCTTGTTTTTCTTATTACTTGTGCCCTATTTGCTTTTTAACCTTCCTCAGTAGCTTGAAAAGTGGCAGCAGCGGTATGATAGGGTAGGGTGGTGGTAATTCAGTCCCTCTTAGCATGCCTGGCTAATCAAGTCCCCATGCCACATCAGTGGCTACTAGCTGGCAGCATGTTATATGGACCAAGGCAAATCTGCTTTTATTCTGTTCCATGCATAAACTGTATAAGAAAATCAGAACCAAGTCTCTTGCATGCATTAGCTGGAGCCAATCACCAAACTTACTGCCATCCTTGTGTAATTCTTACAGATCACACCATGTGCGTCATGAAAGAGAGGGCTGGAATGTCAGGTTTGTATATGTTGCAACACAATTAATGGCTCTGAAATAGTGACAAAATAGTACTTTAAAACtcaatgcacttcacagaacttCAATTTCTTTAAAGTACTATTTTGCCATTATTTCAGAGAGATTATTGTGTTCCATTATATTTAGTACTCTCTTTTCCTTGTTGGGATATAGGTTTGCATATGTTGTACACATCAGATATTTAAAGTACTCCATTTGGGGACCTGCTTAAAGACAATTTTTGTGACTCTATAACTTCCTCCtgtcgattaaaaaaaaaaatacaaatacagcaaaaaaaaaaacaaacctaaaaCCTTTCAAACGTTCCGATTTCATTGCACAGCCTACAGCTAGAAGCAGGCTGTTGTAGGTGGTTCCTTCTAGGCATGCCAGTTGATTACCTTATAATAGCGCTACACTGCCCTGGTGAGAAACATTAGCAATATTTTCCTCCCGCATTTAATGTTGAGAAAGCAGGTGGCTTACTGATTTGGGGGatctattttcaaaactcatttcaGTATTCTGTGTcaagtggtggttggggggggg is a window of Microcaecilia unicolor chromosome 2, aMicUni1.1, whole genome shotgun sequence DNA encoding:
- the LOC115463568 gene encoding cyclin-dependent kinase inhibitor 2A-like, whose protein sequence is MSRAGADALTRADALTRAAARGDLLLAQSLLEDGTDPNGMNSFHRTAIQVMKLGNPMLAELLLRYGADPNVPDPTTGTCPAHDAAREGFLDTLQVLVTGGARLDQCDTWGQTPIDLVPRHLVDALLKNLPHQ